One window of the Pelosinus sp. IPA-1 genome contains the following:
- the rd gene encoding rubredoxin — protein MEKWVCVVCGYVYNPEEGDPDSGIAPGTKFEDIPEDWVCPLCGVGKDQFEKQA, from the coding sequence ATGGAAAAATGGGTATGTGTAGTATGTGGTTATGTTTATAATCCAGAAGAGGGAGATCCAGATAGTGGTATTGCTCCTGGTACTAAATTCGAAGATATTCCTGAAGATTGGGTCTGTCCATTATGTGGAGTAGGCAAAGACCAATTCGAAAAACAAGCATAA
- a CDS encoding acetyl-CoA carboxylase biotin carboxylase subunit codes for MFKRLLIANRGEIAVRIIRACQELDIETVAVYSDVDADALHVQLADHAYNIGPADAMKSYLNMDAIIMAAKASKAEAIHPGYGFLSENADFAEKVTNAGLVFVGPSAEIIRQVGNKDAAREAMKAAGLPMTIGSEPITSNEHAYKLATEIGYPVILKPVSGGGGKSMFVANNQDELVSALNKVDVTYSSFYLETYISEARHIEVQIMADTYGNILHVGERECSLQRRNQKVLEESPSSALTPEMRTKVGAMAIRAAKSIFYTNLGTVEFLLDVKTGKFYFMEINPRIQVEHAVTEMVTGIDLVRRQIRIAAGEPLNKKQEDIIFSGHAIECRINAEDPDMCFAPSPGYIDFYHEAGGPRVRVDSGVCASMTVQPHYDSMIAKVIAHGRTRGDAIKIMRRALAEFRISGIKTNISFQQEVLNNPHFCSGNIDTQFIYKRMTPRKEEECEIENENRKFYSQE; via the coding sequence ATGTTCAAGAGACTACTTATCGCCAATCGTGGTGAAATTGCAGTTAGAATTATTCGAGCCTGCCAGGAACTAGATATTGAAACAGTCGCCGTATATTCAGATGTTGATGCCGATGCTCTCCATGTACAATTGGCTGACCACGCATACAATATCGGGCCTGCAGATGCAATGAAAAGCTATCTAAACATGGATGCGATTATTATGGCTGCCAAAGCATCAAAGGCAGAAGCCATTCACCCGGGATACGGATTTTTATCGGAAAATGCTGATTTTGCTGAAAAGGTTACCAATGCTGGTTTGGTGTTTGTTGGCCCTAGTGCTGAAATCATCCGCCAAGTAGGAAACAAAGATGCAGCCCGAGAAGCCATGAAGGCTGCTGGTCTGCCAATGACAATAGGCAGTGAACCGATTACTAGCAATGAACATGCTTATAAACTTGCCACAGAAATAGGCTATCCTGTTATTTTGAAACCTGTGTCAGGTGGTGGCGGTAAATCTATGTTTGTCGCCAATAACCAGGATGAGTTAGTTAGTGCTTTAAATAAAGTAGATGTGACATATAGCTCTTTTTATTTGGAAACCTATATCTCCGAAGCACGACATATTGAAGTGCAAATTATGGCGGATACCTATGGAAACATTCTTCATGTTGGTGAGCGGGAATGTTCCCTGCAGCGTCGCAACCAAAAAGTTCTTGAAGAATCTCCTTCTAGTGCTTTAACCCCAGAAATGCGTACAAAAGTCGGAGCCATGGCGATTCGTGCCGCAAAAAGCATTTTTTACACCAATTTAGGTACTGTTGAATTTTTATTGGATGTAAAAACAGGTAAGTTCTACTTTATGGAAATTAACCCTCGGATTCAAGTAGAACATGCCGTTACGGAAATGGTCACCGGTATTGATTTGGTACGTCGACAAATTCGTATAGCTGCTGGTGAACCTCTTAACAAAAAGCAAGAAGATATCATTTTTAGCGGTCACGCTATCGAATGCCGAATTAATGCAGAAGATCCCGATATGTGTTTTGCCCCTTCTCCTGGTTATATTGATTTTTACCACGAAGCAGGCGGTCCAAGAGTTCGTGTCGATAGTGGCGTATGTGCTAGCATGACGGTACAACCTCATTATGACTCTATGATTGCCAAAGTCATTGCCCATGGTCGCACTAGAGGGGATGCCATTAAAATTATGCGCAGAGCCTTAGCTGAATTCCGTATTTCTGGCATAAAAACAAATATTAGCTTTCAGCAAGAAGTCTTGAATAACCCTCATTTCTGTAGTGGTAATATCGACACTCAATTTATTTATAAACGCATGACTCCTCGTAAAGAAGAAGAATGCGAAATAGAAAACGAAAATAGAAAATTTTATTCCCAAGAGTAG
- a CDS encoding DUF3231 family protein, translating to MTILEKVSSETRGIFNMFFDKEPLNYLEAASLYGVIAQGRYNVAALEILYNHAEDKELKGLIKEALERHNKTLIEHSEEMLQNSGGSIPSLSFNRRTLHKTPLNIPPDAHLTDSEVAIAVGTMGKAAQMALLAALHQSYQVEVALMYREMLDAGLDWDYRLLQLMLNRGWLPRLAKIQH from the coding sequence ATGACGATTCTTGAAAAAGTAAGCTCAGAAACCCGTGGCATATTCAACATGTTTTTTGACAAAGAACCCCTTAACTATTTAGAGGCAGCTAGTTTATATGGGGTCATTGCCCAAGGTCGCTATAACGTTGCTGCGCTAGAAATCCTTTATAACCACGCCGAAGATAAAGAATTAAAAGGCCTAATCAAGGAAGCCCTTGAAAGACACAACAAAACCCTGATTGAGCATTCTGAAGAGATGTTGCAAAATAGCGGTGGTAGCATTCCTTCCTTATCTTTTAACCGTCGTACACTACACAAAACACCTTTAAACATTCCTCCAGATGCCCATCTAACTGATAGTGAAGTTGCCATTGCAGTCGGCACCATGGGTAAGGCGGCACAAATGGCATTGCTAGCAGCATTGCATCAATCCTACCAAGTAGAAGTAGCTTTAATGTATCGAGAAATGTTAGATGCCGGCTTAGACTGGGATTATCGTTTACTGCAACTTATGTTAAACCGTGGTTGGCTCCCACGACTTGCAAAAATTCAGCATTAA
- a CDS encoding LemA family protein, with protein sequence MNKTIWIVLALVAVLVVGAFSGYNSLVGMNEAVNGKWSQVENQLQRRADLIPNLTATVSGYAKHEQAAIQAVADARAKLAGGQGPAAKAEANNELGGALSRLLVIAENYPNLKADQNFRQLSDELAGTENRIAVARKDYNDSVQMYNTKIRTFPSSIYAGMLGFGPKEYFKAAEGAQQVPQVKF encoded by the coding sequence ATGAATAAAACAATATGGATTGTACTTGCCCTAGTTGCAGTACTAGTGGTAGGAGCATTTTCAGGTTATAACAGTCTTGTAGGTATGAATGAAGCAGTGAATGGTAAATGGAGTCAGGTAGAAAATCAATTGCAGCGTCGTGCTGATTTAATACCAAATTTAACAGCCACCGTATCTGGTTATGCAAAACATGAACAAGCTGCGATTCAAGCAGTTGCTGATGCAAGAGCCAAGCTGGCAGGAGGGCAAGGACCTGCCGCCAAAGCAGAAGCTAACAATGAATTGGGTGGCGCTTTATCTAGATTACTGGTTATTGCAGAAAACTATCCTAACTTAAAGGCAGATCAGAACTTTAGGCAACTTTCAGATGAACTGGCTGGAACAGAGAATCGTATAGCAGTGGCCCGTAAAGACTATAACGATTCAGTTCAGATGTATAATACTAAAATTCGGACCTTCCCTTCTAGTATTTATGCAGGTATGTTAGGTTTTGGTCCCAAAGAATATTTCAAAGCGGCTGAAGGAGCTCAGCAAGTACCACAAGTTAAGTTTTAG
- a CDS encoding TPM domain-containing protein, producing the protein MKKRLAWIICVAYLLMAAVAWAQPQIPPVPTSSIYIQDYAGVVSADTKARINNLGSQLAAKTKAQIVVVTTKNLDGAALEDYSLELLRKWGIGDKTLNNGVLILVVVDDKRSRIEVGYGLEGALPDAKTGRIQDDYMIPYFQNGDYDKGILNGYLTVATEVAKEYKLELKTEAKPVQRTQAANQGSGWDTLPWWLKVVIAAGVLLLFMIDWIFFGGTITYLLLSIVLRRGGGGGGGGGGFGGGSGGGGGSSRKW; encoded by the coding sequence ATGAAAAAGAGGCTAGCCTGGATTATATGTGTGGCATATCTGTTGATGGCTGCAGTGGCCTGGGCCCAGCCGCAAATACCACCAGTACCAACATCTAGTATTTATATTCAGGATTATGCTGGTGTAGTAAGTGCTGATACGAAAGCTCGTATCAATAACTTAGGGAGTCAACTAGCGGCTAAAACAAAAGCCCAGATTGTTGTAGTCACGACAAAAAACCTAGATGGTGCTGCTCTGGAGGATTATTCCTTAGAGCTTCTTCGGAAATGGGGGATTGGTGACAAAACATTAAATAATGGAGTACTTATCTTAGTCGTCGTGGATGACAAACGATCTCGTATTGAGGTAGGTTATGGTCTAGAAGGCGCACTGCCTGATGCGAAGACAGGGCGTATTCAAGATGATTATATGATTCCATACTTTCAAAATGGAGATTATGATAAAGGAATTTTAAATGGTTACCTTACTGTTGCGACGGAAGTAGCTAAAGAATATAAACTAGAGCTAAAGACTGAGGCAAAACCAGTGCAACGCACGCAAGCTGCTAATCAAGGTTCAGGTTGGGATACCCTTCCCTGGTGGCTGAAAGTCGTGATTGCTGCTGGTGTTCTTCTTCTATTTATGATAGATTGGATATTTTTTGGTGGCACCATAACTTACTTACTGTTATCCATCGTGCTTAGGCGTGGTGGCGGCGGTGGTGGTGGCGGTGGTGGATTTGGCGGCGGCTCAGGCGGCGGTGGCGGCTCCAGTCGAAAATGGTAA
- the uvrC gene encoding excinuclease ABC subunit UvrC: MNDELLEKVNHLPDKPGVYLMKDAQDHIIYVGKAVVLKNRVRSYFQSSRNHSPKVQAMVSRIADLEYIVTASEIEALILECNLIKKHRPKYNISLRDDKTYPYIKVTTNEDFPRLYATRRVQKDGARYFGPFTSAGAVHESIKLMRKLFPLRSCRNLDARRPCLEYHIKRCLAPCAGFVDRETYNGMIKEVCLLLEGRSDAVVQSLKKRMELAAEELQFEQAAKLRDQLAAVEKVREKQNIVTGAGDQDAIGLARSALGTCVQVYFIRSGKMVGRDHFLLAGSDQEEDDVVLAAFIKQYYSQSTFIPKELLLPMDVPEQALLSDWLSQLKGSRVTVEIPKRGTKKDIVTMADGNAAIVLSEQEGKIKAHSEQTEGAMADLGRYLGLQAPPIRMECFDISHIQGSETVASMVVFENGMPKKEAYRRYKLRTVEGKPDDFKSMQEVVSRRYGATNQPIPDLIIIDGGKGQLSAALTIIRGSGLLDVPVIGLAKEFEYIFCEGQSDPLILPRHSQALYLMQRIRDEAHRFAVTYHRTLRSKRNMVSVLDHVPGIGAKRRKALWDHFGSLPKIKGATVEELAAAPSMTFPAAQAVYDFFRQQR, translated from the coding sequence ATGAATGATGAATTATTAGAAAAAGTAAACCACTTGCCAGATAAACCAGGTGTTTATTTAATGAAGGATGCCCAAGATCACATTATTTATGTTGGCAAAGCGGTAGTACTAAAAAATCGTGTTCGTTCCTATTTTCAATCTAGTCGCAATCACTCTCCAAAAGTGCAGGCCATGGTTTCACGGATTGCCGATTTAGAATATATTGTTACAGCTTCGGAAATTGAAGCCTTAATTCTTGAATGTAATTTAATAAAAAAACATCGGCCAAAATACAATATTAGTTTGCGAGATGACAAAACCTATCCTTATATTAAGGTAACGACAAATGAAGATTTTCCTCGTTTGTATGCTACCCGCAGGGTACAAAAAGATGGTGCTCGTTATTTTGGTCCTTTTACTAGTGCAGGGGCTGTCCATGAAAGTATTAAACTAATGAGAAAATTATTTCCTCTGCGTAGTTGTCGTAATTTAGATGCCAGACGCCCTTGTTTGGAATATCATATAAAACGATGTCTTGCGCCTTGCGCTGGGTTTGTAGATAGGGAAACTTATAACGGCATGATCAAAGAAGTTTGCTTACTGCTCGAAGGTCGTAGTGATGCTGTAGTACAGAGTCTAAAAAAACGGATGGAATTAGCAGCAGAAGAACTGCAATTTGAACAAGCTGCAAAACTCAGGGATCAATTAGCAGCTGTAGAAAAAGTCAGAGAAAAACAAAACATTGTTACCGGCGCAGGGGATCAAGATGCTATTGGTCTGGCTCGTTCTGCGTTAGGAACTTGTGTGCAAGTTTATTTTATACGCAGTGGCAAAATGGTGGGGCGGGATCATTTCTTACTGGCAGGTAGTGATCAGGAAGAGGATGATGTAGTATTAGCTGCTTTTATTAAGCAATATTACAGCCAGTCTACCTTTATCCCCAAGGAATTATTGCTGCCTATGGATGTTCCCGAGCAGGCGTTGCTATCGGATTGGTTAAGCCAATTAAAAGGCAGTCGTGTAACTGTAGAAATCCCAAAAAGAGGCACGAAAAAAGATATTGTCACTATGGCTGATGGAAATGCTGCGATTGTCCTTAGTGAACAAGAAGGAAAAATCAAAGCCCATTCAGAACAAACAGAAGGAGCTATGGCGGATCTTGGACGATATTTAGGACTACAGGCACCTCCGATACGTATGGAATGCTTTGATATTTCTCATATTCAAGGGTCTGAAACCGTTGCCTCTATGGTGGTTTTTGAAAATGGCATGCCAAAGAAAGAAGCTTATCGTCGTTATAAGCTACGCACAGTAGAAGGTAAACCAGATGATTTTAAATCTATGCAGGAGGTAGTTAGTAGGCGTTATGGCGCAACCAATCAACCAATACCTGATTTAATCATTATTGATGGTGGCAAGGGACAGTTGAGTGCGGCTCTTACCATAATTCGCGGATCTGGTTTGCTAGATGTTCCTGTAATTGGTTTAGCAAAAGAATTTGAATATATTTTTTGTGAAGGTCAGAGTGATCCTTTGATTTTACCTCGTCACTCACAGGCGCTCTATCTGATGCAGCGCATACGGGATGAGGCCCATCGATTTGCTGTAACCTATCATCGTACGTTGCGCTCCAAGCGGAATATGGTGTCAGTTCTTGATCATGTACCAGGAATTGGCGCCAAACGTCGTAAAGCTCTCTGGGATCATTTTGGCAGCCTGCCAAAAATAAAAGGGGCTACGGTAGAAGAATTGGCTGCCGCACCATCAATGACTTTCCCCGCGGCGCAAGCCGTATATGATTTTTTTAGGCAGCAACGGTGA